The Labrus mixtus chromosome 16, fLabMix1.1, whole genome shotgun sequence genome window below encodes:
- the LOC132990952 gene encoding nuclear transport factor 2-like — protein MAGEKEIWQKIGEGFVQAYYNQFDNTNRMELGNLYSPEACLTWEGAPFQGREAIAAKLAGLPFKRIKHIITEQDFQPTIDSCILIMVFGQLQVDDDPPMAFHQVFMLKSQNCAWACTNDVFRLGIHNIPV, from the exons ATGgctggagagaaagaaatatgGCAGAAGATTGGTGAAGGCTTTGTTCAGGCATATTACAACCAGTTTGACAATACCAACAGGATGGAGTTGGGTAACCTATAT tcTCCTGAGGCCTGTTTGACGTGGGAAGGAGCACCTTTTCAAGGAAGAGAAGCCATTGCTGCTAAACTAGCT GGGCTGCCATTCAAGCGTATTAAGCATATTATCACAGAACAAGACTTCCAACCCACAATAGACAGTTGTATCCTCATCATGGTGTTTGGGCAGTTACAG GTCGATGACGATCCACCAATGGCCTTTCATCAGGTGTTTATGCTCAAGTCCCAAAACTGTGCGTGGGCCTGCACAAATGATGTTTTCCGGTTGGGGATTCACAACATACCAGTGTAA